The Panicum virgatum strain AP13 chromosome 6K, P.virgatum_v5, whole genome shotgun sequence nucleotide sequence TCGATTCCCCAGCTAGTGATAAGAACCCTAGACATCACTGCAGCACAATAGACTGATTTGCAACTGCAAGGGGAATCCAGTTGTGGATATTTAGGCGCCCACTCAAGTTGTCCACTCAAATTGTCTCATGGTTTATCATCCATGTCCATCTAACATACCCCCTCAAATATGATGGTGTGTGGATTTGAGGCGCCTGTACCATTCAATTCTCTGTCTTGATGTCTTCAATGCGACTATCGCTTTCGACTCTGTTGAATCTTTAGACTGTAGTCATACTTTCTGTGTAGCATTTAATTCGGATGTATTAGTATTAACTCAGTCCGCAATCggcataaatttttttttccagggctTATTTCAATGAGTCGCCAGTTGAGGTTGTTAAGGAACAGGATAAAGAGATCAATAAGCTGGCAACGGATGCAATAATTCCTTCTATGCCCGGACATGTGGTCCAGGCATTTACACTGCTGAAATCAAGCCCTGAGGCTCAGGTTTGTGACACTATTATTGACCCATGTAAATAGACTGCACAAAATCAATTATTTGACACTCTAATAGGTATCGCTTTCAGAGAGAGTCACTGCACACATTGCCCTTGATAAAATGCCACCGAGTTTACTGCTTAGACTGATTTGTTGTGCTACTGTATCTGCAATTGTTATGAACTTGGAAGAAAGCCATTGATACATGTTTGTTTGCTGCTTGTGTTTGGTCAGCATCAGTCAGTTTTATATGTAGTCTTTGTTTTGCAGTTACAAAGTCTCAATAAGCAGGATAGCCTGCATGCATGGTTTATATTAGTTGATCTGTTATACAATGCTATGGTCATGAATCACTTAGATTGATCTATTCTGATATCTTCTGTTCTGTTAATATCACTAAAACTGATTTGCCTTGACTCTTTGATCTCTAGAGTGTTGTCGCCTCCCTTGCATCAGATAGAAATGTCTGGGATGCCGTATTGAAGAATGAGAAGGTTATGGAATTTTACAAGACTCACCAGACAAGTATGTACCTCATAATTTCTTAGCCAGAATTACTACATCATAATCATCATCGCTGCCAACATGTCTGGCCATTCTTATTGTCTTCTCCTGTGTCGCAGCTCTAGTTCAGACATTCCCTGAGGAAGTCACCACCGTAGAATCACCGGAGAAGTTTGAAGATGCCACCTCTGAAAATGCACCCACCGCTTCACCTTTCGCAGACTTTGTGGACAACGCAAAGAAGACAGTGATGGATGTCATCGATAATATTACCCACTTCTTTCAGGACTTGTTCGGTCACCCGACGGAGGCCCAGGCTGGAGCAGGCTCATCAGCTGAGAAGGGCCCTTCTTTTGGAGAGATGGCTGTCGGCGGTTCCTTCATGGCTCTAACCATAGCAGTCATCCTAGTTGTTCTGTTCAAGAGGGCATGATGGCTCATGAGGGCCTATCCTGGGACCTATTGGACTTTGAATCTGTCGAAAATTACTTGGTCAAGAACTACGAATGTAATGGACAGCTTGTGTCCTTGGTATCATGAGTTGTGGAGACAGTACAATAAAAGACTATCTATGCTATAACAAGCTTGTGAAATGTGTGGCTTGAATGTTTGATGATGTCTCTTAGTACTGGGTAAAGAAACTGTATTCTGTATGATAGTGAAGGGCTGTCCGAAGTGTGTTTTGGTAGCTGCACAGGataaaaatgagaaaaaattaAGAAAGTTTAGGTAGTCTCTGTCTGACAACCTCAGAACCACCCTGACTTGGACAAGCCAAGTAGGAACGATCCTCTACAGCTGGAGGAAGGCACCGACCGGAGGCATCCTAGCCGTTAATCACGCTCTGGCCCAGAGGTTCTGGCTCATCAACCAGACTTGAGTAGTGCTTGCCTCCTTTTTGGTAAAGGATGAAGCGGTACGAGCCTATAGAACAGATCCTGTTCAAGTAAGGTCATGCTTGTTCAGCTTAGCATCAGCCTTATATGTTGTGCTTGCTCTGCATAAGCTGCCGAGGTGGCACTAATTTCCAGCTCAAGCACTCAAGTCAGTAGCTGGACTACTGCTTGTGCTGGGGGAGTCCCTATGCATCTTGTGGAAGATCATTAATCAATGCATCTTTAAGCCCATTTAGTCTTTTTAATTCAGCCCACCAATAAACAGGCATGCGCCATGAACATTTTTTTGTATCTTTATGCATTTGTTTGTACTAATATTTAAAACTAATTGAGGATGCGCCATAAACAGCCCGCTGATGTTGAAATGGTGGATTGGGGATGTTGAAACACTAGATAGTGAAATGTTGAATGAGTTTAAACGAAATGTTGAATCAGTTTAGAGGTGATGTTGAAATCAGTAGGGTGAAATGTTGAATCAATTTTCATGGAATGTTGACTCAGTTTAGAGGTGTGTTGATCAGTTCTAGGGGAATGTTGTGGCTCGCGCATGGGGttccgggcggcgggcggcggggttCCGGGCGACGCGGCGAGGGTGGTGGGGCTccaggcgacggcgacgaggacggcggggctctgggcgacggcgacggcgacgaggcagGGCTCCGGGCGCGCGGAGAGGCAGGCCGGCGCCGGGGAAGGAGAGGCTGGCGCCGGGGAAGGAGATGCCGACGGCGGGCGGCAGGGTTCTGGGGGCGCAGAGACGACGAGGCGGAGAGTGCGGCGGGCGACGAGGTGGGGCTCCGAGCGCACGAAGACGGCGGGCCGGGCGTGCGGAGAGGCCGGCGGCATGTTGGGCTcacgggagggagagaggagacgGGAGAGAGAAAGATGGAGGGAGGTTAGGGTTACATGGATCCCATGATCAATAtagtttgcacgaatctcaaacattgGAAGATAGGTGGGCTTGTGTCGTTCCGGAAGATGGATAGGAATTGCGTGGTGCTGGAGTAGCCGTCTGGCGACGGCCCAGTGAATTTGAGAGACATAGAGCGCAAGCCCATCAGCCCATTCGGAAAGCAACCGCCTAACGCCGTTTCAGTTAGCATTGTTGGATCAACCGAGTTGACCATTCAAATCGTCACTTCATGCATGGATGATTCAGCCATCAGCGAAGTATGAGCAACCTTACAGAAGCCACCGTCATAACCCCGGCAAAGGAAGTTCAAGACGACAAAAATGTGTGCATGCAAGTCAATTTTGTGAGTGCAATATGCACTTTAAAAAATTGGAGCTGATGATGACTTATGAATTCTATTATTATTCATTAATTCATTGCTGCAAAACTGCATTATGAGTCCTTGGTTTATACATTTAAGTTTGTGGAGTTATACAACAGATACAAATTGGAGGAACAAACAGGTGAGCCACTAAAGTTACAACTTTCTTTTATGCTATGTGGAGCATAGAATCGGTAAGCTGTTAGCAAGCTCTCTATTGGTACACTTGACTATATCCCGAGAAACTCGATATCGCCCTCGTTGAGGAACATCTTGCCTCTGTTTGTATTGCTGGATCTCCGTTGGCCAGGCGGTTGCCCTCGCTGCGAAAAAATAGAATGTTACCAAATTGGGTGTGCAGTTCAGATGTTAACAGAATTTGAAATAACGAGTGCCGTGATACCTTCCGCAGGACAAAAGCAAGATAGAGATAGGAAACTTCCCACTCATCCTGGGACAGTGTACCTGCAATTTACGTTTTAGTGTTAAGGTAAGGCAAAACTGCCAGCGTTCAGGGGTAAACCATTCTACTAGTTTCGGATAAATTACTTTGGTCATGCCTTCCATCACCAAGGGCACCTAACCTCCGCATCAGTTCAGTAAACTCTGGCTTTTGCAAGTACTCATGTACGAATTCATGGAAGTTCTTCATCAGAACCAGCTCGAGATCATACTGCAGGACATTGAGAAACAATATGTAACAACCTCCAAGCATTAGTCTAACCATTTGGGGCATAGGCAGCATGGAAGAGAAACAATTCAATACCTCTTCTACCAGTAATTTGAAGAGATGGAATGGAACAACCCATTCTGGACAATCGACAGCATCCTGCACGTTGCAGAAGAATTTTATTGCAGCACATCTTTTTATTCAGAATCTATCAATACAAAAGAAACTGCAAGGGAAGTCAATCTGGGAAAATACTAAAGATGCACCAGAAACTATTTGAGCATATACTCAAGCTAGCTAATCCATATTTAAGTTCAAAAACTAAGAGAAACTAGTGCCAAGATTAATGACCCTTTGTAAGCATATTCAACTAACAGGAAAGAGGCATAAATTAAGGAAAAACTAGTCCCAGTGTTACCTCTAAGTGAAACTTGTACTTGATACCAAAAGGCCTGGATGCAGGGAATTTCTATACCATCATCAAAACAATCAAATGCATCAGTTTCTAAACCAAAAAAAGGAACAATGTTAATAAAATATTTTAGCCGAAGTTACCTTTTCAGCATACTCTTCACCAAAGCTAATCCAATAAACACTGTTCCCAAATTCCAACCCTTCAGCTGAGCATAGCAGAAGAGTTTATATACTTATCACACAGCTTACAGCAAGTACAGTGTGATAAAGTTAACCAATATAAGATGTTGGTTTGTTTACAGCAACATACATTCTCGAAGCCTTTTAATAATGACATTAGCATCAGGCATTGTCCCAATAAAAATGCCTCCAGGGCGAAGCAATGCAGACACATTCGCCAAGGCTTGTCTAGCGCGTGCTTCAGTTGACCATGAATAATGTAAAGCGAACTGAAATATAGACAAACAATGGTTAATAATGGAGCTTGTAGGAGCAAAGAGAATTCCTTGTTCTGACATCAAGAAAGCTCTTTATACAACTTAATTAGTCAACTTCTACTTAGATTTTCAAATATTTGATGATGAATTACCAATTAAAAGGAATTTAATCATCATAAACTCATTTTCTTTAAGGAACATCATAGTCACATTTTGTTTGTTGCGCAAAGCAATTGATACTAAATGTTGAACCATATTCTTCTTGAAAATTATCTAACCAGTAACTGTCTATTATGAACACATCCATGACCATTTAGATTTAAGGTTCAACAAATACAAAGCTGCAATGGCAATTAGGTATGGGATACAGCGAAGCCCACATCTCTCAACAATAGCAGTGAACAATTGAAAGACTAGAAGCACAAAGCAAGATCACTCACCTGACAGCTACATATGTCAAATGGGGCATCCTCATATAAATACTCGTCCAGACGAGCCTAAGttagaaagaaaagaaattgaTCAGTCAGGTACTTCATTCTCATTTTCATCTTAATAAGCAATGTGTGGCGGGCTGATTTTCTTTCACTTGGACCTCACATAAGAAATCACAGTGGACTCCCATGAACCTACAGTAGGTCTGCCCTCATAAGCATgaggagaaaataaaaaaggcaATGGAACTATGAGGTACACTATTCTGCTTAGTGATATACAATGATATAAGGCAATATGAAGGGTGTGAATAAATTCAGAAGTGTTGTATGCAATGGTCTATGTTTGCATATGATTTGACATTACAGACGATAAGCAACTGTTCAGAATAGCCTGCGGCTCTATGCTTGCAACATGTTCATTCTGTTAGTGGGTTTGTGAATGCAAAAGTGAACCATCCAACATGTAGCTTTTTTCCACTCTATATTACCTCATAACAATCAGTGCAAATAAGTCGTGCAGGAAAACTGAACTTCTTCCTGCGCTGTTGATCTGTATCACCATTGTAGCGAGTCATGCAATCCTTTATCTGAAAGTGTAAGGGCATTATATGTAAATGCTCTGAAGTGATGCAAATACATCAAAGTATGTTGCAAATAAAATGAGTCTATAACAGGAAGTGTTAAATCTATCCATCCCTTTTTGTGACCTATAAGAGgcagaaaaatgtaaaaacaGAAGAGAGCACCAAAACAAAATAAACTTCGGAGGCCCAGCATGCTCAATACAATTTACCAGGTATCAAGGATATAAAATTTTAACTGAAAACACAAGGATGCAATTCATGGATTAGTTGTAGTGTAGTGAACATATAGCATGAATGTCTGTGATAGAAACTAACCGAGCCTTCGGCAATATCAACACCCACATAATAGCCAACCTTGGCTTTGTCCCACTTTATCAAATCACCTCCCTGCAGTACAGTACAGACCAGCTTACGTTAACGCTACAACCGCTCTTTGTAGTACAAAGTAACCGCGATGCGCCACTTACCTTCCCGCAAGCGAGATCGAGCACGCAGTCGCCCGGGCGTGCGTATAGCTGGATCAGAACGCTCTTTATCTGCTCCCACACACACAGATTCAACGGTTACTCGATTAGCACATGTCAGTATGTATCGAACATCACGGGCTCCTCATTTTATCGGGCGGAAACATGGAATCGAGACCCACCCAGTTGTTGAGCTTCTTGAGGTGGATGATGGGGCTGTTCTCGCGCTCCTCGAGCGTCTGGTTGGAGCGCGCGCTGTAGTGGTCCGCCACCCGCCGCGCGCTGCTACGCTCCTCCGTGTAGCCCTGCTGCGCGCCATACCCGCCGCCTGCCACGCAAACCCCC carries:
- the LOC120711592 gene encoding uncharacterized protein LOC120711592; its protein translation is MGGGVMRTAAKVGMAGGAAAAAAAAKGGRFRHAAPAFATAPAGAEAAPLVSAAGVEAPPTAAQWAASWEMDDWEFADWRDDAAAAVAVAEREAAAKPRLVFAPPSREEAEEATTELRDAIERAYFNESPVEVVKEQDKEINKLATDAIIPSMPGHVVQAFTLLKSSPEAQSVVASLASDRNVWDAVLKNEKVMEFYKTHQTTLVQTFPEEVTTVESPEKFEDATSENAPTASPFADFVDNAKKTVMDVIDNITHFFQDLFGHPTEAQAGAGSSAEKGPSFGEMAVGGSFMALTIAVILVVLFKRA
- the LOC120711593 gene encoding mRNA cap guanine-N7 methyltransferase 1-like; translation: MNKRPRDDPSSSFASEPKRPYGAGGGYGAQQGYTEERSSARRVADHYSARSNQTLEERENSPIIHLKKLNNWIKSVLIQLYARPGDCVLDLACGKGGDLIKWDKAKVGYYVGVDIAEGSIKDCMTRYNGDTDQQRRKKFSFPARLICTDCYEARLDEYLYEDAPFDICSCQFALHYSWSTEARARQALANVSALLRPGGIFIGTMPDANVIIKRLRESEGLEFGNSVYWISFGEEYAEKKFPASRPFGIKYKFHLEDAVDCPEWVVPFHLFKLLVEEYDLELVLMKNFHEFVHEYLQKPEFTELMRRLGALGDGRHDQSTLSQDEWEVSYLYLAFVLRKRGQPPGQRRSSNTNRGKMFLNEGDIEFLGI